One genomic window of Pungitius pungitius chromosome 11, fPunPun2.1, whole genome shotgun sequence includes the following:
- the mag gene encoding myelin-associated glycoprotein isoform X4 gives MWCLELLLPLLLIINDGSCQWNVWVPRDISAMTNSCVVIPCTFMYPSGIRPYRGTHGIWYFGQPYPQLFPPVVFKTRTDVVHESYKGRTKLLGDLLQRNCTLLINNIGSEHSGRYYFRADLGGANMYTYPDYSELKVLDQPTIDVPEEIVSDESLELTCYAPDNCPDLTPEIQWMYTDYLPDPEFSSDYLEESNTAVLSNTLSFTPRPMHNGQLLGCRVFYPNTTLVYERLISLDIKYAPRSVWVNVSSEVMEGSSVTLHCEVDSNPPSRIAWMFGEQELLWDKAPNVSLSLDDVTPAQEGLYTCIGDNGYGVMNTSLYLAVKYPPREPVVNDSMTVQEGSSLALHCSTQGSPAPTLTWLKDGELVGTITADELSVLQVVEITPQGDGQYRCLAENEHGRASSSFNITVEYSPVLLEESKCTVVREGVQCVCVAMGNPEPTIEFYLPDLNVTINETDGRYNFYTHTDGHTSTGMIKLREKGERVDNGGPAVNVHCSIANAYGRRSVPLELQQEKKYMMAVIVGTIGGVAVIAFIIAAVRYVGHNNKKEKTGIINLWALWQDWRGKS, from the exons ATGTGGTGTTTGGAGCTTCTCTTACCGCTGCTGTTAATCAtcaacg ATGGCAGCTGCCAGTGGAACGTCTGGGTTCCTCGGGACATCTCGGCCATGACGAACTCCTGCGTGGTCATCCCGTGCACCTTCATGTACCCGTCCGGCATCAGGCCGTACCGCGGCACCCACGGCATCTGGTACTTCGGCCAGCCGTACCCTCAGCTCTTCCCCCCCGTCGTCTTCAAGACGCGCACCGACGTGGTGCACGAGAGCTACAAGGGCCGCACCAAGCTGCTGGGCGACCTGCTGCAGAGGAACTGCACCCTGCTCATCAACAACATCGGCTCCGAGCACTCGGGCAGATACTACTTCCGCGCTGACCTCGGTGGAGCCAACATGTACACGTACCCGGACTACTCTGAGCTCAAAGTCCTGG ATCAACCCACCATCGACGTCCCGGAGGAGATCGTCAGCGACGAGAGTCTGGAGCTGACGTGCTACGCTCCAGACAACTGCCCCGACCTGACCCCAGAGATCCAGTGGATGTACACCGACTACCTGCCCGACCCGGAGTTCAGCTCCGACTACCTGGAGGAGAGCAACACGGCGGTCCTCTCCAACACCCTCTCCTTCACCCCCAGGCCCATGCACAACGGGCAGCTCCTGGGCTGCAGGGTCTTCTACCCCAACACCACGCTGGTCTACGAGAGGCTCATCTCTCTCGACATCAAGT ACGCTCCACGCTCGGTGTGGGTGAACGTGTCCTCGGAGGTGATGGAGGGCAGCTCTGTGACGCTGCACTGCGAGGTGGACAGTAACCCTCCCTCCAGGATCGCCTGGATGTTCGGGGAGCAGGAGCTGCTGTGGGACAAGGCGCCCAACGTCTCCCTCTCCCTGGACGACGTGACGCCCGCGCAGGAGGGCCTCTACACCTGCATCGGGGACAACGGCTACGGGGTCATGAACACTTCCCTGTACCTGGCTGTCAAGT ACCCTCCCCGCGAGCCGGTGGTGAACGACTCCATGACGGTGCAGGAGGGCTCCTCGCTGGCTCTGCACTGCAGCACCCAGGGGAGCCCCGCCCCAACGCTCACCTGGCTCAAGGACGGCGAGCTGGTCGGCACCATCACCGCCGACGAGCTGTCGGTGCTGCAGGTGGTGGAGATCACGCCGCAGGGCGACGGCCAGTACCGCTGCCTGGCCGAGAACGAGCACGGGAGAGCCAGCAGCTCCTTCAACATCACCGTTGAGT ACTCCCCGGTGCTTCTGGAGGAGTCAAAGTGCACCGTGGTCAGGGAGGGCGTCCAGTGCGTGTGCGTGGCCATGGGAAACCCCGAGCCCACCATCGAGTTCTACCTGCCCGACCTGAACGTCACCATCAACGAAACGGACGGCCGGTACAACTTCTACACGCACACGGACGGCCACACCTCCACGGGCATGATCAAGCTGCGGGAGAAAGGCGAGCGCGTCGACAACGGGGGACCCGCCGTCAACGTCCACTGCAGCATCGCCAACGCGTACGGGAGGCGCAGCGTGCCgctggagctgcagcaggaga aaaagTACATGATGGCGGTTATAGTCGGCACCATTGGAGGGGTGGCGGTCATAGCCTTCATCATCGCAGCAGTGCGATACgtcggccacaacaacaaaaa GGAGAAGACGGGGATTATCAACCTGTGGGCTCTATGGCAGGACTGGAGAGGCAAGAGCTGA
- the mag gene encoding myelin-associated glycoprotein isoform X3: MWCLELLLPLLLIINDGSCQWNVWVPRDISAMTNSCVVIPCTFMYPSGIRPYRGTHGIWYFGQPYPQLFPPVVFKTRTDVVHESYKGRTKLLGDLLQRNCTLLINNIGSEHSGRYYFRADLGGANMYTYPDYSELKVLDQPTIDVPEEIVSDESLELTCYAPDNCPDLTPEIQWMYTDYLPDPEFSSDYLEESNTAVLSNTLSFTPRPMHNGQLLGCRVFYPNTTLVYERLISLDIKYAPRSVWVNVSSEVMEGSSVTLHCEVDSNPPSRIAWMFGEQELLWDKAPNVSLSLDDVTPAQEGLYTCIGDNGYGVMNTSLYLAVKYPPREPVVNDSMTVQEGSSLALHCSTQGSPAPTLTWLKDGELVGTITADELSVLQVVEITPQGDGQYRCLAENEHGRASSSFNITVEYSPVLLEESKCTVVREGVQCVCVAMGNPEPTIEFYLPDLNVTINETDGRYNFYTHTDGHTSTGMIKLREKGERVDNGGPAVNVHCSIANAYGRRSVPLELQQEKKYMMAVIVGTIGGVAVIAFIIAAVRYVGHNNKKENGNPRQEVVLENPALYYSAVKKDKQNLRKKVGEDGDYQPVGSMAGLERQELNYAALEFLGARPREGASGRGDDGSNYSEIKAK; the protein is encoded by the exons ATGTGGTGTTTGGAGCTTCTCTTACCGCTGCTGTTAATCAtcaacg ATGGCAGCTGCCAGTGGAACGTCTGGGTTCCTCGGGACATCTCGGCCATGACGAACTCCTGCGTGGTCATCCCGTGCACCTTCATGTACCCGTCCGGCATCAGGCCGTACCGCGGCACCCACGGCATCTGGTACTTCGGCCAGCCGTACCCTCAGCTCTTCCCCCCCGTCGTCTTCAAGACGCGCACCGACGTGGTGCACGAGAGCTACAAGGGCCGCACCAAGCTGCTGGGCGACCTGCTGCAGAGGAACTGCACCCTGCTCATCAACAACATCGGCTCCGAGCACTCGGGCAGATACTACTTCCGCGCTGACCTCGGTGGAGCCAACATGTACACGTACCCGGACTACTCTGAGCTCAAAGTCCTGG ATCAACCCACCATCGACGTCCCGGAGGAGATCGTCAGCGACGAGAGTCTGGAGCTGACGTGCTACGCTCCAGACAACTGCCCCGACCTGACCCCAGAGATCCAGTGGATGTACACCGACTACCTGCCCGACCCGGAGTTCAGCTCCGACTACCTGGAGGAGAGCAACACGGCGGTCCTCTCCAACACCCTCTCCTTCACCCCCAGGCCCATGCACAACGGGCAGCTCCTGGGCTGCAGGGTCTTCTACCCCAACACCACGCTGGTCTACGAGAGGCTCATCTCTCTCGACATCAAGT ACGCTCCACGCTCGGTGTGGGTGAACGTGTCCTCGGAGGTGATGGAGGGCAGCTCTGTGACGCTGCACTGCGAGGTGGACAGTAACCCTCCCTCCAGGATCGCCTGGATGTTCGGGGAGCAGGAGCTGCTGTGGGACAAGGCGCCCAACGTCTCCCTCTCCCTGGACGACGTGACGCCCGCGCAGGAGGGCCTCTACACCTGCATCGGGGACAACGGCTACGGGGTCATGAACACTTCCCTGTACCTGGCTGTCAAGT ACCCTCCCCGCGAGCCGGTGGTGAACGACTCCATGACGGTGCAGGAGGGCTCCTCGCTGGCTCTGCACTGCAGCACCCAGGGGAGCCCCGCCCCAACGCTCACCTGGCTCAAGGACGGCGAGCTGGTCGGCACCATCACCGCCGACGAGCTGTCGGTGCTGCAGGTGGTGGAGATCACGCCGCAGGGCGACGGCCAGTACCGCTGCCTGGCCGAGAACGAGCACGGGAGAGCCAGCAGCTCCTTCAACATCACCGTTGAGT ACTCCCCGGTGCTTCTGGAGGAGTCAAAGTGCACCGTGGTCAGGGAGGGCGTCCAGTGCGTGTGCGTGGCCATGGGAAACCCCGAGCCCACCATCGAGTTCTACCTGCCCGACCTGAACGTCACCATCAACGAAACGGACGGCCGGTACAACTTCTACACGCACACGGACGGCCACACCTCCACGGGCATGATCAAGCTGCGGGAGAAAGGCGAGCGCGTCGACAACGGGGGACCCGCCGTCAACGTCCACTGCAGCATCGCCAACGCGTACGGGAGGCGCAGCGTGCCgctggagctgcagcaggaga aaaagTACATGATGGCGGTTATAGTCGGCACCATTGGAGGGGTGGCGGTCATAGCCTTCATCATCGCAGCAGTGCGATACgtcggccacaacaacaaaaa agagaatGGCAACCCTAGGCAGGAAGTGGTCCTGGAGAACCCAGCTTTGTACTACAGCGCAGTCAAGAAGGACAAACAAAATCTGAGGAAGAAAGTG GGAGAAGACGGGGATTATCAACCTGTGGGCTCTATGGCAGGACTGGAGAGGCAAGAGCTGAACTACGCCGCTCTGGAGTTCCTCGGGGCTCGGCCCAGGGAAGGGGcctcggggaggggggacgACGGCAGCAACTACTCGGAAATCAAAGCCAAATGA
- the mag gene encoding myelin-associated glycoprotein isoform X1 — protein MWCLELLLPLLLIINDGSCQWNVWVPRDISAMTNSCVVIPCTFMYPSGIRPYRGTHGIWYFGQPYPQLFPPVVFKTRTDVVHESYKGRTKLLGDLLQRNCTLLINNIGSEHSGRYYFRADLGGANMYTYPDYSELKVLDQPTIDVPEEIVSDESLELTCYAPDNCPDLTPEIQWMYTDYLPDPEFSSDYLEESNTAVLSNTLSFTPRPMHNGQLLGCRVFYPNTTLVYERLISLDIKYAPRSVWVNVSSEVMEGSSVTLHCEVDSNPPSRIAWMFGEQELLWDKAPNVSLSLDDVTPAQEGLYTCIGDNGYGVMNTSLYLAVKYPPREPVVNDSMTVQEGSSLALHCSTQGSPAPTLTWLKDGELVGTITADELSVLQVVEITPQGDGQYRCLAENEHGRASSSFNITVEYSPVLLEESKCTVVREGVQCVCVAMGNPEPTIEFYLPDLNVTINETDGRYNFYTHTDGHTSTGMIKLREKGERVDNGGPAVNVHCSIANAYGRRSVPLELQQEKKYMMAVIVGTIGGVAVIAFIIAAVRYVGHNNKKENGNPRQEVVLENPALYYSAVKKDKQNLRKKVLKTELLGSKFNSILEETTVRFLNKPPLKDTSLSDRCMPSHIGFCVLHTAVCFPPICLPHGRLIAKPKLPPD, from the exons ATGTGGTGTTTGGAGCTTCTCTTACCGCTGCTGTTAATCAtcaacg ATGGCAGCTGCCAGTGGAACGTCTGGGTTCCTCGGGACATCTCGGCCATGACGAACTCCTGCGTGGTCATCCCGTGCACCTTCATGTACCCGTCCGGCATCAGGCCGTACCGCGGCACCCACGGCATCTGGTACTTCGGCCAGCCGTACCCTCAGCTCTTCCCCCCCGTCGTCTTCAAGACGCGCACCGACGTGGTGCACGAGAGCTACAAGGGCCGCACCAAGCTGCTGGGCGACCTGCTGCAGAGGAACTGCACCCTGCTCATCAACAACATCGGCTCCGAGCACTCGGGCAGATACTACTTCCGCGCTGACCTCGGTGGAGCCAACATGTACACGTACCCGGACTACTCTGAGCTCAAAGTCCTGG ATCAACCCACCATCGACGTCCCGGAGGAGATCGTCAGCGACGAGAGTCTGGAGCTGACGTGCTACGCTCCAGACAACTGCCCCGACCTGACCCCAGAGATCCAGTGGATGTACACCGACTACCTGCCCGACCCGGAGTTCAGCTCCGACTACCTGGAGGAGAGCAACACGGCGGTCCTCTCCAACACCCTCTCCTTCACCCCCAGGCCCATGCACAACGGGCAGCTCCTGGGCTGCAGGGTCTTCTACCCCAACACCACGCTGGTCTACGAGAGGCTCATCTCTCTCGACATCAAGT ACGCTCCACGCTCGGTGTGGGTGAACGTGTCCTCGGAGGTGATGGAGGGCAGCTCTGTGACGCTGCACTGCGAGGTGGACAGTAACCCTCCCTCCAGGATCGCCTGGATGTTCGGGGAGCAGGAGCTGCTGTGGGACAAGGCGCCCAACGTCTCCCTCTCCCTGGACGACGTGACGCCCGCGCAGGAGGGCCTCTACACCTGCATCGGGGACAACGGCTACGGGGTCATGAACACTTCCCTGTACCTGGCTGTCAAGT ACCCTCCCCGCGAGCCGGTGGTGAACGACTCCATGACGGTGCAGGAGGGCTCCTCGCTGGCTCTGCACTGCAGCACCCAGGGGAGCCCCGCCCCAACGCTCACCTGGCTCAAGGACGGCGAGCTGGTCGGCACCATCACCGCCGACGAGCTGTCGGTGCTGCAGGTGGTGGAGATCACGCCGCAGGGCGACGGCCAGTACCGCTGCCTGGCCGAGAACGAGCACGGGAGAGCCAGCAGCTCCTTCAACATCACCGTTGAGT ACTCCCCGGTGCTTCTGGAGGAGTCAAAGTGCACCGTGGTCAGGGAGGGCGTCCAGTGCGTGTGCGTGGCCATGGGAAACCCCGAGCCCACCATCGAGTTCTACCTGCCCGACCTGAACGTCACCATCAACGAAACGGACGGCCGGTACAACTTCTACACGCACACGGACGGCCACACCTCCACGGGCATGATCAAGCTGCGGGAGAAAGGCGAGCGCGTCGACAACGGGGGACCCGCCGTCAACGTCCACTGCAGCATCGCCAACGCGTACGGGAGGCGCAGCGTGCCgctggagctgcagcaggaga aaaagTACATGATGGCGGTTATAGTCGGCACCATTGGAGGGGTGGCGGTCATAGCCTTCATCATCGCAGCAGTGCGATACgtcggccacaacaacaaaaa agagaatGGCAACCCTAGGCAGGAAGTGGTCCTGGAGAACCCAGCTTTGTACTACAGCGCAGTCAAGAAGGACAAACAAAATCTGAGGAAGAAAGTG CTTAAGACAGAGCTGTTGGGCTCAAAGTTTAACTCCATTCTAGAGGAGACTACGGTAAGGTTCCTCAACAAACCCCCATTAAAAGACACAAGCCTCAGTGACAGATGCATGCCTTCGCATATCGGCTTCTGTGTCCTGCACACTGCCGTTTGTTTCCCTCCGATCTGCCTTCCGCATGGCCGCCTCATTGCTAAACCTAAACTGCCCCCCGACTAA
- the mag gene encoding myelin-associated glycoprotein isoform X2: protein MWCLELLLPLLLIINDGSCQWNVWVPRDISAMTNSCVVIPCTFMYPSGIRPYRGTHGIWYFGQPYPQLFPPVVFKTRTDVVHESYKGRTKLLGDLLQRNCTLLINNIGSEHSGRYYFRADLGGANMYTYPDYSELKVLDQPTIDVPEEIVSDESLELTCYAPDNCPDLTPEIQWMYTDYLPDPEFSSDYLEESNTAVLSNTLSFTPRPMHNGQLLGCRVFYPNTTLVYERLISLDIKYAPRSVWVNVSSEVMEGSSVTLHCEVDSNPPSRIAWMFGEQELLWDKAPNVSLSLDDVTPAQEGLYTCIGDNGYGVMNTSLYLAVKYPPREPVVNDSMTVQEGSSLALHCSTQGSPAPTLTWLKDGELVGTITADELSVLQVVEITPQGDGQYRCLAENEHGRASSSFNITVEYSPVLLEESKCTVVREGVQCVCVAMGNPEPTIEFYLPDLNVTINETDGRYNFYTHTDGHTSTGMIKLREKGERVDNGGPAVNVHCSIANAYGRRSVPLELQQEKKYMMAVIVGTIGGVAVIAFIIAAVRYVGHNNKKENGNPRQEVVLENPALYYSAVKKDKQNLRKKVLKTELLGSKFNSILEETTGEDGDYQPVGSMAGLERQELNYAALEFLGARPREGASGRGDDGSNYSEIKAK from the exons ATGTGGTGTTTGGAGCTTCTCTTACCGCTGCTGTTAATCAtcaacg ATGGCAGCTGCCAGTGGAACGTCTGGGTTCCTCGGGACATCTCGGCCATGACGAACTCCTGCGTGGTCATCCCGTGCACCTTCATGTACCCGTCCGGCATCAGGCCGTACCGCGGCACCCACGGCATCTGGTACTTCGGCCAGCCGTACCCTCAGCTCTTCCCCCCCGTCGTCTTCAAGACGCGCACCGACGTGGTGCACGAGAGCTACAAGGGCCGCACCAAGCTGCTGGGCGACCTGCTGCAGAGGAACTGCACCCTGCTCATCAACAACATCGGCTCCGAGCACTCGGGCAGATACTACTTCCGCGCTGACCTCGGTGGAGCCAACATGTACACGTACCCGGACTACTCTGAGCTCAAAGTCCTGG ATCAACCCACCATCGACGTCCCGGAGGAGATCGTCAGCGACGAGAGTCTGGAGCTGACGTGCTACGCTCCAGACAACTGCCCCGACCTGACCCCAGAGATCCAGTGGATGTACACCGACTACCTGCCCGACCCGGAGTTCAGCTCCGACTACCTGGAGGAGAGCAACACGGCGGTCCTCTCCAACACCCTCTCCTTCACCCCCAGGCCCATGCACAACGGGCAGCTCCTGGGCTGCAGGGTCTTCTACCCCAACACCACGCTGGTCTACGAGAGGCTCATCTCTCTCGACATCAAGT ACGCTCCACGCTCGGTGTGGGTGAACGTGTCCTCGGAGGTGATGGAGGGCAGCTCTGTGACGCTGCACTGCGAGGTGGACAGTAACCCTCCCTCCAGGATCGCCTGGATGTTCGGGGAGCAGGAGCTGCTGTGGGACAAGGCGCCCAACGTCTCCCTCTCCCTGGACGACGTGACGCCCGCGCAGGAGGGCCTCTACACCTGCATCGGGGACAACGGCTACGGGGTCATGAACACTTCCCTGTACCTGGCTGTCAAGT ACCCTCCCCGCGAGCCGGTGGTGAACGACTCCATGACGGTGCAGGAGGGCTCCTCGCTGGCTCTGCACTGCAGCACCCAGGGGAGCCCCGCCCCAACGCTCACCTGGCTCAAGGACGGCGAGCTGGTCGGCACCATCACCGCCGACGAGCTGTCGGTGCTGCAGGTGGTGGAGATCACGCCGCAGGGCGACGGCCAGTACCGCTGCCTGGCCGAGAACGAGCACGGGAGAGCCAGCAGCTCCTTCAACATCACCGTTGAGT ACTCCCCGGTGCTTCTGGAGGAGTCAAAGTGCACCGTGGTCAGGGAGGGCGTCCAGTGCGTGTGCGTGGCCATGGGAAACCCCGAGCCCACCATCGAGTTCTACCTGCCCGACCTGAACGTCACCATCAACGAAACGGACGGCCGGTACAACTTCTACACGCACACGGACGGCCACACCTCCACGGGCATGATCAAGCTGCGGGAGAAAGGCGAGCGCGTCGACAACGGGGGACCCGCCGTCAACGTCCACTGCAGCATCGCCAACGCGTACGGGAGGCGCAGCGTGCCgctggagctgcagcaggaga aaaagTACATGATGGCGGTTATAGTCGGCACCATTGGAGGGGTGGCGGTCATAGCCTTCATCATCGCAGCAGTGCGATACgtcggccacaacaacaaaaa agagaatGGCAACCCTAGGCAGGAAGTGGTCCTGGAGAACCCAGCTTTGTACTACAGCGCAGTCAAGAAGGACAAACAAAATCTGAGGAAGAAAGTG CTTAAGACAGAGCTGTTGGGCTCAAAGTTTAACTCCATTCTAGAGGAGACTACG GGAGAAGACGGGGATTATCAACCTGTGGGCTCTATGGCAGGACTGGAGAGGCAAGAGCTGAACTACGCCGCTCTGGAGTTCCTCGGGGCTCGGCCCAGGGAAGGGGcctcggggaggggggacgACGGCAGCAACTACTCGGAAATCAAAGCCAAATGA